From the genome of Podospora bellae-mahoneyi strain CBS 112042 chromosome 2, whole genome shotgun sequence:
CACTTATCGTGTTCATCATAAGAAGCCGGCACTCATGACACAGGCGGGGCACCGTGATGCCACGGGGATCCTCACACGGGACGGCGGGCAATGGAGACGGCATGGATCTGACGTCCGGCTGTTGAGCCAAAAACGCTAGGATCTTGTATCTGAACAGTAATTGTTGCGGTCTCTCGCTTGTTGATACACAGGAGGCGGGTGGTAGCTAACGTAATTAAATAGAAGTTTGCTAGGTTTCCAGTTTCTGGTAACGAGAGCTTGGAAGAGAAAGacaggaaggaaggagagaTTCATCAATATAGAAGCCTACTGCAGAGCcaaaaaagaggaaggagcaatTCATCATGCCGATGGAATTGCCAGTTTGCAGTTTCCCGTGTTGTCAATGCCCTGGCCCACAACGCACCCACCTGCCGGGCGAGCCCCGCCTAAATTTCCCAGCAGTCTCCACGTCCACCTCCTGCTCATTGCGGCATCGCATCGCGTCGCCAACGACAAAAGCCCGCgaagacaagacaagcacTTGGACTGTGCTGGTGCCCTGGTGTGTGCGGTGCCGGCGTGGGCCGTAGATCGGACGGGCGAACCCCGGAGCCCCGTTTGTTTCCCGATTTTGCGAGATCCGATTCCAATTACTCGATTCGAATGACACGCATTTTTTTGTCCTTTtgtattttttattattataggCTTATGTCCCATCAGCGGTGCCGACAGACAGCAGAAGCGGGTACCTCACTGCAACCCTCGTTGGCTGGGCACGCCCTCTCTCCTTCAGGCAAGTCACTCGCCTGTGTGTCTCTCTTCCTTGGAGAGCCGTCCCAAGACAGCGTCGCAGTCGCGGGTCGCCCTGCGCCGCGTGGTACCCTCGCGTCGGTGGCAGAACGAGTTCCAGAACAACGCGCGGAACGGCTGGCCGACCAAGCTGAAAGAGGGGGTACAGTAGGGTACGGGGTACGTCCTGATGAATGTCTCCAACGGTTCTCCTGCTGAATACCTACTTTGGACCTACAGACTCAACTCTCCCCAATGCTCGCCAGCTCTCGCCAACTCTCGCATTCGGTGCTTCACCAGCGTCCGGCGAGCCAAGACCACACCAAGACAGTGAAACTCCGCTGTGAGGAGACATCTGGGTGAGGCCATTCCCCTGCTCTGTCGGCAACTCTTGGCGACTGCCAGCGGCGGGCGCTGCCTGGAGCCCCTGTCCCTGTCCCTTGCTGGCACTCCCGGTCCATCACACACTCCTCCCTTCTTATCTTCCCGAACCCTCTTTTGCCTCGTGGTAGCCATCCATCATCGCACATCgcttcgccgccgcctggTGAGAtgcctcaccaccagagccaagccaagccaagcACAGGCGTCGCCAGCGCCAGAGGGACACCCTTGCCATGCCGGCTAACACAAGACAACCGTTCTcgtccccttctcctcacaCGCccctccgcatcctccaccatcgacccaccccctccccccttcactctcactctcaacCGGGGAGAGCCACACAGCAGGAGGAAGGGCCCCCATGTAAAAGTGTCTCGCTGATGACGGTCGTTTCCTCTCAGTCAAGCTTCGTGGATTCCATCTGATTTCCCTTTTGAGCGCCGCCGTTGCATATTCCATGGGTAGCTGTCTCACTGCTCACTCATCTCGCAACAAGAATCTCAGAACgagagagaagggagagagCGCAACGCCATGCCGCACTGCCGAAATCCATGGGTTTGGAGCTAGCGGTTTGCTGGAGACGGGGTCCTCCCCCCCAGTGGTCTGGCTGGCCCACCAGGGTGGGTATCTGTGTGGGCGCTTCCTGGAGACATTTTGAACAAAAAACATCATCCACCGGCCCGAGCTGCGAGCTGACTTGGGCTGCACTAATCCCATCCAAGCTCCGTATGACTTTTGTACTCTCAATCAACATACAAAGCACTGGGCGCCCGTCCCatcttcttgttttctttcttcttggccCCTGGTTCTGCTACTCTTCCCAAGCACACCTTGCTGTGCACCTTCCAACTTGCCCTCGTCCATCGTCCACCGTCCACATACCCTTAGCTCGGTGTATCCTGCGGCGTCTAGCTTTAGAGTGCCGCCGACAGAACGTCCATCTGGATTTCTTGCTCGCTGCACTAGATTGCATACAAACAATATCGAGTCTAGTTTGGCTGCATATAATAGTGGTGGTCTCCCCCTACCAGCCCGCCCCCCGAGCGTCCCGTCCGTTCACTCCtaccccccctcttccctccccgGCTGCAGCAACAGGAGACAAGAGTCAACCTggaccgacaacaacaacaccaggaGCAAGGCCAACAAAGAGTGAGAAACGAGACTGTCCTGGACGCACGACAACCCTGTCTTACGTACATTGCTTTCTGCACCTGGCCTATCTGGTCtaccctcctctgcctcgcAGTAATTGTTCGTTCAATTATCCGGGATCGgtgccctcctcctgctggaGCTTGGCGTACCCATCTGAATAGGCGGTCGTGAGTTGACTGCGCCGCCCCTGTACACCTTTATCCGGTGAATATCTAGCTACCGGCCCCCTTCGACCCTTCTTTGTCCTACTGCTGCGACAAACCACCATCTACAACACCCTGCCTCACCACACACGCACTTACACACACTGTATTGGGTGTCACAGCTCGGACATACACTCCCTTCCATACGCCTCCAACTTGAGAGAGTGTGACATGACACGGACATAGGCACGGTCATAGAATACAACTACACAAAGGCCCATACCCTCGACATATCTCTCAATGGGGATTTCATCCTGCCTCGAACCTCGATTCCGTGCGGccaacccaaacaccccaCCCGAGGTGCTCACACCAGACTCGGCCTCTTATAGTTCAAGACAGTCCGAGGAGAGGACCTGGAACCCGCCTGctcctctctcccctcccatgTCACACTATGATCCGGCCGTCAAGGCAAACgacatgtcgtcgtcgtcgtcgtcgtctaACAAAGGCCCGGAAGAGCGCAGGGATACGGGATCCGATCATAACGCACCAAGGCAACAGCTTCCATCTTTGAGCAGCATCTTTGGGCCACCAACCCAGATTCGATCCTTTCACTCTCCTCTTTCCGAGCGCCCTGGCTCCTATCCGGCCACCTCACCATTGGATCGACCTCCTAGCTCAGTTCCAAGCTTGGACAGACCAttctcttcgtcatcgtACTTTCCACCCGCGACGACATCCACTGCTTCACAGCCGCGAAGTGTACTGGACCCTAGGTATCAGGAACGCCCCCAGATTCCGGCCCTGTCCCGGGTTTTCCCTGGACCGCTTTCGCCTCATTCACGAGAGGAACAGCAACCAAGGCCAGATAGCCGACTCGATTACACTTCAGGAGGACAATGGTCGGTGCAACATGAGGCTAGCAAAGAGTATTCGCTCGGCAGCCGTGGAGAAACGACCTACAGGCCGACGGCAGAGAGATACCCTGCTCACCTTTCAGGGACGAGTCGCGATGAGGGAAGACACATGGAATATCGGGAGCAATTAACACCACAGACACCATCGCACACTCTTCCTGCCACTCCGACCAGCAGCGCCCCATCTGAGGGGGCCCCCGCAAAGGATGGACTGGGGCCCAAGATCTGGACAGGGACACACTTTCTGCCACGGTTCGTCAGAGCTGCCGAGGTGCCTGGTGAAGGAATGTGCTACTTTTACGATGATGGGAGTCATTGCAAGACAGTGATTGACGGGGAGCAAGTCAATGCTCACTGGGGAGTCACCAAAGCTGGAAAGCCCCGGAAGAGGCTTGCTATCGCCTGCGTCACCTGCCgtgagaagaagatcaagtgCGATCCGGATTACCCGCGCTGTGTCCAGTGCGAAAAGTTCGGCCGTGTTTGCAAGTTCAAGAATGCGTGAGTCTAGAAGCCTGCTGTCTTTTTCTGCTATTGTGCATGGGGGCCTGTTTCGTATGCTAAACTATGGTTAGTCCTCGAGGTGGTCACAACGCTTCCTCTCCGTCCACGCCTCCTGCCGAGTCGGAGGATACACGGAGGCTTGGAGGTTTGATCAGAGGCCCTACCGACTACACACGGCCGGGTAGCCACTCGAGCGGTTCTGTCTCACCCAGAACGACGCTCCGACACCCGAGCCCCGATATGCCCACCTCTGCACCTGCGAAGCGTATTCGAGTTGGCTACGATCACTACAGCCCAGCGACCAGTGTACGCTCACCGATGGGACCAGTGCCCGACACCTCCCGCCAATCCCTGCCATGGCGGCAGTCAGAAACGCTCCCTCGTATCCACGAGGACATCTTGTGCAGAGCGTGGCAAACAGACCCGTATGTGTCCGATCCTCAATCTGTAACTAGCACCATTGCCTCCGTCTTTGTACACACGGAGAGCGCAGCACTTCGCTTCCTCCCTCCGAAACCGTCTTTCCACACATGGGTTCAGAACAGCGCTCACAGAAAATCACCAGAAGACCTGATGCTCGTGTATagcatcctcgccatcggtGCCGTCCTCTCGCGGGCCGGTTCGAGGAGCGTTGCGCACGAGTACGCCCAGGTGGCTCGGTACGCTGCAGAACGCTCGCAGCCGTCGCTCCAGCTGGTTCAAGCCAGACTTGCCCTTGCCATGCACTACCTCGCTGTCTCGAGACAGACCGACGCGAATGACATGCTGAGCAGGGCCATTTCTACAGCGATGTGGCTACAGTTGAACGTGGAACTTGACCATGTGGGAGAAAACGATTCGAGGGTAACGCCTTGGGGTTTGACGAGGCAAGAATATGCCGAGTGTCGGAGACGGACATTTTGGTCATGTTGCCTGATGGAGCGGCTTAACGAGACGTTTGCAACTCGACcagtcaccatcaacaaggaCGACATCTTTCTCCGGCTCCCAGCAGCGGATACTACGAACTTGGACGACCGAGCGCCCCATTTCGACCCGATGCTGCGTCCGCTATCCGAATCGGCCGGGGTTGGAATTATGTCCTATCTGATTCAGATCACAGCTATGTGGGGTGATGTCATGACATTTATCAACAGAGCCTCGCGCCGGGGAGAGCTCTACGATGCCGGGTTTGGTGATTTCCACCGTCGAACTATCGCTACCCTTGATGCTTGGGAGTCTTCTCTGCCGAAAAGGCTCCAGTTTCTGCCTGCAAGGTTGGAGATGGTCTCACCTGAAGATCAGGGCCCGCTCATACTTTTACACACCGTCCATCACCTGACGAGAATCAAGCTCCATCGGCACGTCCACCTGCGAGCTTTACAGCCCGCCACAGTCCATGACTTTATCGGCGTTTCTATGAAACATGCTGCCAAACTCCTCGAGGTGGCAGTGGCAGTGGCGCAGGCACAAGTCATCACCCCGCCCCCGTTCATCAGCACCGGAATCCTCGAAGCGATGGACGTTCTTTCATCAACCGGCTGTGGATCCGAACTGCCGGGGTTGGTCGACAGATTTGCCGTGGCGAGAAGCGTGCTGGAGGTGCTTGGGACAAGCTGGGAGGATGCCAAGGTTCACTGCATGGCGATGGATCACCGGCTGGAAAGACTGATCGATCTGGGCGACTGGATGGGCAAGCTTGGCCGAGTGGGACGGGAAGGCATCGAGGTTCAAGGCACGAGGGTGTTTGAATCTGAGACGGAAGAAggcgtggtggtgatgcggtGGCGGATGCCTGACGGGATGGACAGAAGATTCCCCAAGGAGATGGATCTTGTTTACTCGGGTGTTGTGATGGGAAAATGATGTTGGATATGAGACGGCCATGTTGATAGACATGGTTTGTGGGGCGACTTTTTccattttcctttttttgccgctcttctttttttaaactttGTATACCTAGCGGGTTTTCGCATGGGccatttttatttttattttttggtttgtttttttgtttagCATGCATGCACGATTTATCATTGCAAcggagtttttttttggctttatGGGTTTTGGAATTTCAAAAAGGGATGGAAGGGAtggaaggagggaggaggaagatttgtccttttttcttttgttttcttaTTGTCTATATTTCTTGTTgccttttttcccccttctctctcttacACCCACAAGCTTATACCCTATTTTGtgccttttttttcattACCCGTTTTGTTATTTACAACACACACCTACCCACCTAGCTGCATATCTTGATGGAGACACACTATCATCCTGAATTCTTTGCCTCGAATGTGGGGGGAAGGATGATTAGAgatggaaggggaaaaaacaaaaatgaAATACAAATTGCAAGATTTGGTTGGATGAAAAGATCTGACTTCGGGCATAACATACATTTTGGTTCGTTCACTAAGAGCTGTTTGAATGTGACATGACGAAATACCTCGCTCTCGGAACGGGATGAAATATGGTATGTCACACATACAGGATGTAATCAGCGTGGCTCGCTCTCCACAGTCGGATGAGCATGTATGATTTCGGCATTACCGGCGTcgggtaaggtaggtaggttatacgacggtggagggtggagggtggaaAGGTAAGGAAGGGGCGGTGTTCATGGGGATGGATGACAAAGGGGGGTTCCAAGgtgtggggggagggggaggggggggtgagcGGAATGGATTTTGTTCTTTGCCGTTTTCTAGAAAATGCCAAGGAATTTGTTTTGGAGCGGttggggggggaagagaaagGATCAGATCGTGGGAAGGTGGGAAGGTAGGAAGGTGCGGGAGGGTCACATGAACCAGGCcggggaaaggaaggaaggaaggaaggaatgggatgatgatggttggggaggtgagatGGGGCTATTGGTGGCCTTGTCTATAGCGGTAAGTAGAACGTGGTAGTGTACCTACAGGAggattgggatgggtggACCAGCACTTTGAATTGTTGCGAATGGATTTGGGGTCACAACCGCTGGAGGAGAGAAACGGGAGATGCTGCACACGTACGGATACGACAGTACGCGCTTGGAGGCTGACAGACGAGGTGGGCAGAGATGAGCGCTTAGGTGACAAACGTGGTGATAATATGTTGGGGGGAAAATTCAAATGCGAGTCAACCAACTCGGATCTTTCATGAGCTGAAACTCCAGCCAGCCAAAGGGAGGTGAGAGTCACCACTCCAGCACGGTTGATCAGcgccttttcttttctgtgaCGAGTGACATGTTCAAAAAGCAGTGACGACGTCAAACTCACGCACTCCCGTCTTCCAAAACATTGAAACACCCGACCGAACATTCCCGTGCCACAACCAGACATTACCGCCCGTAGCAGCCCTGAgaccgaaaaaaaaaaaaaaaaaaaaaggaccaCGCAGCAGAAGATTCCTTCCTTCAGGCTTCCATGCAGGATTCCCATGCAAGCCAATATCTAATGAGTGAGAGAGTCCCTTGGTACATGAGGCTAATGCATGCAGTGAGAATTAAAACTCAAAAAttcgtgtgtgtgtgtgtgtgtgtgtatctGGTTTTTTTAACCATGCGACGGAAATGGTGAGTGGTGAGTGGTTGATAGCACCTGCCTATTTTGGGGTgggattttgaggaggggggtatgGCTGTAAGAATGGAACgtgggaagaaaaaaaggggggaggaaggtgggatgaggttgattttAGACGCGCGCTACCTGCACAGGTTTGACAGATGTGAGATTCTGGAATTTCATGAGGGGGCTAGGGAGGGCTAGGGAGGGCTGTGATGAAGGTGTGTGTGGATTTGAGGTTGGCGAGTGATTTTTTGAATTAATGAGATGTTTATGACGAGTTtgattgggggttggtgagtggTTAGTGAGTGGGGGATAAGTGAGATGTAATGAGCAAGTGATGAGAAATCATGGGGGCTAAATAAAATCTAGCGCCGTAAATATGAGACAAAGTCGAGGATAACGTTAGGTGTTTTAGCGTCTATGTTTGTCCGCTCCCTTGGCCATACGAAAATAATCACTGCACCTGATGCTGAAATGGCACACTTTTCATCGATCTTCTGAGTAATTCACACCGAATGGTCAAAATGCCGAGTTCGAGTATAATGAGCCCTGTGATCGCCTTGATCTAACACTTCAGAGAGGAGGGTATTTTCGTCTCGCCTGTCTGAGGTCTTAAGAAACTCGTTGGGGATGTAGAATCAGTCAGTAACCCCGTAAAGATACAGATATCAAATTGTTCCAAAGGTTGAAAACACAGAAGGCTTCGATTGTCATACTTTCTGGACTGTTCACGTAGCGGTGCTCTCTTAAGTCAGACACTCTGGTTTTCTCAGTTATCAAAGGCAAACGCTCTTGGGTCCAAAACTCCATTTCCTAGATACCTAGCATATACCGTAGTGTGTTTTTCGCGTTGTACTTTGCATTGTTCGCCTCAGACTTTCCCAGCCCATAATGCACCGTCCCGCTTTCGGCTACCTTATTGGTATCTTCATCTGCAGTCTCCTCAGCATGGTTGCGAGCTAACTGGGTCGATAGTACCTTTGCCTCCGCCATGCGATTCATACTTTCGTAAGTCTGTGCTAGTGCACCTTTGGAAGCCAATGTATCTGGATGTTCCTCTCCCAAGACCCTCTCTTTCAGCCGTAGCACCTCTAGAGTCTCCTCCAAGTGGCCCATACCCATAGCACTCCTAGTTTCCGCGAGGTCAACCACAGATGCTATAGTCTCCTCCAAGCGGCCCATAGCACTCCTAGTTTCCACAAGGTCAACCATAGATGCTATAGTCTCCGGATGTGTCTCTCCAAGAATCTTTCTCCTCAGCCCCAATACTTCAACTTGTAACACCTCAGCCTCGTCCAAACGTTTCTGGCAGCGGTAAACTGCCGCAAGATCGGCCTTGGATGCTACCGTCTGAGGATGCCCGTGTCCCAATATCATTCGTCGTAACTTCTCTACCTCAACGCATAGCAACTCGGCTTCATCAAAACGATCCTGACTGCGATAGGTGAATGCAAGATCAGCCATCGCCGCTGTAGTTTTAGGATGCTCCGCTCCAAATACCCGTTTTCGTATTTCCAGTACCTTCAGTTGCAAAGACTCAGAGTCATCCATGCGCCCCTGACGCCTATAAGTCGATGCAAGCTCAGCCATAGACTCAACAGTGCTAGGCATCTCTTCTCCAAGAACCCTTTTCCGTAGCCCTAATACTTTGACTTGTAGGTCCTCAGCCTCTTTCAAGCGCCCTAGAATCAAATAGTTCTTTGCAAGATCAACCATGGAACTTAGTGTATAAGGATGTTCATTACCATATAACACTTCGTAACTTTTGTACACCTTCTCTTGCCAAGTTGCCGCTGTTTCAAAATCCTGATTCTCCGCACACTACAGCGCGAGCTTGGACATCTTTTCGAGCACCTCCGGGTGCTCTTCGCCTAGGTCATTCTGAAGTCTTTTCACATCGTCCTCGAGCTGCCACACTAGCAGACGTTGTTCGGAAGGTGAACGAAGCTTCTCACGCGATGCCTCTGACAAGAGCTCCGGGTCCAGTTCTGTAACAAGCTGATCTAGGCCACTGTCTCGCTCTTTCGAgagatttttttcttctggaGTGTTTTCAGGTGAGCCGTCCCATTGGTCCGCCGAACTATCGCCTGGTGAGATGTCGTGGAGTTGACTTGTCTTATCGTTAATAACATGAGTCGTGTTGTCGGTGCTGGGAGCCCTATCCTGAGTATGTTGTTCCGACGACTGCTTTTGCACCGGTCAGGAGTTGGTAGCAGTAGTCCGCGAGCTCTCTAGCGAGTTCTCCTCGCCAGGACTGGCGTCCGATGGGCGAATCCAGTGTTGGTGCCGGTCTTTATGTCTCTTCaggttgctcttcttcttccctgcATAGGTATACTGACAACCCGGCCAGTCGCATGCCTGTACCCCTGATGGCTTCTCCTCAGAGACGAGCTCATTGTCTGACGCTTCCCAGTGTTTCATGGTGTCCTTGTGCCTCTTCAGGTTATCCCTTCTTCCACGCCACCAGCAGCCCGGCCAACCGCACTCCACCCGATCCGTATCAGAAATGTTGTTTTCTTGAGCATAATCTGGGTGATAGGTCCATATATGTCGGCTGATGTCCTTTTCTTCCGACTTGCTGGTCGTGCAACCTTCAACAGGGCATTTGTGAGGTTGTATGTCCTCACTTGATGGATCAGTGTTGCTCGGTTTCAAGGGTTCGGACTGGTTGGCGATATCAGGCTGCGAATCTGCCGCTGCCGTACCTGGAATATTGACCTCGTCATCTGGGGCATGTTTCCAGTGATGAGAGTTATTTTTGTGCCTCTTCAAATCATCCAGCCATCCACGGTATTTACATCCCGGCCAGTCACACGCCGCGGGAACATTGCTTGGAATGTTGTTCTCTCGAGCATAATCGAGATGGTGAGTCCAGATGTGTCGATCCAGGTCTTTTCTTTCGGCTGTGCTCGCAGCACAGCCTTCAACAGGACATTTGCAAGGTTTTTTTTCGTACTTCCCATGCCTATTGAGCACACTCGCAAGGTTGTTCATGCTAATAAGTGTGTCGGGATGCTCCTTACCTAACACCTTCTCACATAGCTGTAGCTCCTGCCGATACATctgctcggcttcctcgtACTTCCCCTGGCTATCAAGCACAATTGCAAGGTTGTTCATGCTGGTAAGTGTGTCGGGATGCTCCTtgcccaacaccttctcacGTAGCTGTAGCGTCTGCCGATGTATctgctcggcttcctcgtACTTCCCCTGGCTATCAAGCACACTCGCAAGGTTGTTCATGCTGGAAAGTGTGTCGGGATGCTCCTtgcccaacaccttctcacGTAACTGTAGCGTCTGCCGATGCATctgctcggcctcctcgtACTTCCCTTGGCTATCAAGCACACTTGTAAGGTTGTTTATGCTGGTAAGTGTGTCGGGATGCTCCTtgcccaacaccttctcacATAGCTGTAGCGTCTGCCGATGCATctgctcggcttcctcgtACTTCCCCTGCCTATTGAGCACAAGCGCGAGGTTGTTCATGCTGGTAAGTGTGCGGGGATGCTCCTtgcccaacaccttctcacTTAGCTGTAGCGTTTGCCGATGCATctgctcggcctcctcgtACTTCCCCTGGCTATCAAGCACAAGCGCGAGGTTGTTCATGCTGGTAAGTGTGTCGGGATGCTCCTtgcccaacaccttctcacGGAGTTGTAGCGTTTGCCGATGCATctgctcggcct
Proteins encoded in this window:
- a CDS encoding hypothetical protein (COG:L; EggNog:ENOG503NZA4); this translates as MGISSCLEPRFRAANPNTPPEVLTPDSASYSSRQSEERTWNPPAPLSPPMSHYDPAVKANDMSSSSSSSNKGPEERRDTGSDHNAPRQQLPSLSSIFGPPTQIRSFHSPLSERPGSYPATSPLDRPPSSVPSLDRPFSSSSYFPPATTSTASQPRSVLDPRYQERPQIPALSRVFPGPLSPHSREEQQPRPDSRLDYTSGGQWSVQHEASKEYSLGSRGETTYRPTAERYPAHLSGTSRDEGRHMEYREQLTPQTPSHTLPATPTSSAPSEGAPAKDGLGPKIWTGTHFLPRFVRAAEVPGEGMCYFYDDGSHCKTVIDGEQVNAHWGVTKAGKPRKRLAIACVTCREKKIKCDPDYPRCVQCEKFGRVCKFKNAPRGGHNASSPSTPPAESEDTRRLGGLIRGPTDYTRPGSHSSGSVSPRTTLRHPSPDMPTSAPAKRIRVGYDHYSPATSVRSPMGPVPDTSRQSLPWRQSETLPRIHEDILCRAWQTDPYVSDPQSVTSTIASVFVHTESAALRFLPPKPSFHTWVQNSAHRKSPEDLMLVYSILAIGAVLSRAGSRSVAHEYAQVARYAAERSQPSLQLVQARLALAMHYLAVSRQTDANDMLSRAISTAMWLQLNVELDHVGENDSRVTPWGLTRQEYAECRRRTFWSCCLMERLNETFATRPVTINKDDIFLRLPAADTTNLDDRAPHFDPMLRPLSESAGVGIMSYLIQITAMWGDVMTFINRASRRGELYDAGFGDFHRRTIATLDAWESSLPKRLQFLPARLEMVSPEDQGPLILLHTVHHLTRIKLHRHVHLRALQPATVHDFIGVSMKHAAKLLEVAVAVAQAQVITPPPFISTGILEAMDVLSSTGCGSELPGLVDRFAVARSVLEVLGTSWEDAKVHCMAMDHRLERLIDLGDWMGKLGRVGREGIEVQGTRVFESETEEGVVVMRWRMPDGMDRRFPKEMDLVYSGVVMGK